A portion of the Nomia melanderi isolate GNS246 chromosome 2, iyNomMela1, whole genome shotgun sequence genome contains these proteins:
- the nw gene encoding narrow isoform X2, whose protein sequence is MKIALLLLAVAAFASAQRITTIQLDGVQYFVSRMNPYSPELNYFLAYQYCRSLGLQLASFETKEKADTMTQYLKNAGYVKYDFWTSGNKLGTDMFLWMSTGLPFNATFDYMLRRPGNRPADVPPGTEPQRVARESGDSGSADGCVAMVAPTLAWEAQDCTLVKDFICEQTRCYYYNYGSIPVSATQG, encoded by the exons ATGAAGATCGCTCTGCTGCTGCTGGCCGTCGCGGCCTTCGCCTCAG CTCAAAGGATCACGACGATCCAGCTGGACGGCGTGCAGTACTTCGTCTCGAGGATGAACCCGTACAGCCCGGAGCTGAACTACTTCCTGGCGTACCAGTACTGTCGCTCGCTCGGCCTGCAGCTCGCCTCGTTCGAGACCAAGGAGAAGGCCGACACGATGACGCAGTACTTGAAGAACGCCGGCTACGTCAAGTACGACTTCTGGACGTCGGGCAACAAGCTGGGCACGGACATGTTCCTCTGGATGAGCACGGGGCTGCCGTTCAACGCCACCTTCGACTACATGTTGAGGCGACCTGGCAACAGACCCGCGGACGTGCCGCCGGGCACCGAGCCTCAACGGGTAGCGCGCGAAAG CGGCGACAGCGGCAGCGCGGACGGATGCGTCGCGATGGTGGCACCGACGTTAGCCTGGGAGGCGCAGGACTGCACCCTGGTTAAGGACTTCATTTGCGAGCAGACAAGATGCTACTACTACAACTACGGCAGCATTCCAGTCTCTGCGACTCAGGGGTAA